One window of Esox lucius isolate fEsoLuc1 chromosome 25, fEsoLuc1.pri, whole genome shotgun sequence genomic DNA carries:
- the LOC105021033 gene encoding uncharacterized protein LOC105021033 isoform X3, whose amino-acid sequence MTAYMLTCVQMTVFPAGCFQAPPIISGNFPVVGQVFNEQEASCIWLEDGAVEGLVSPVPETGRQEVSKPLRQTEDTVPWPVWLIKQEEEDDDDLDLQGDRKWKPESAEPNVTGESDGEDRGQVFGGSSGLEDFKREFQESPLLESVEDTASPIKRHVRQMLKHAGSTYFSCNLCDEKFQGQSGLARHRRHKHDLVKAYCCSVCGKGFTYIKSLNSHELSHSEVISSAVPVDETRARKINLTDEPTDGNAARDMISAILHSKPGGEKVFQEYANSKGLTDSTRRLMVNIIVADMMENHGRTPPSSVRTNYALGIVTLFPYLSDPNSEHGYEQYYDSASGSGYLTWRIKTVGRNKLCKTKKKTYQNGSKTQRHSSSAVEPLLDEQVSSVGSDCSGSAVHLDETRSRKRRRADEPTDRNVARDMISAILHSKPGGEMVFQEYMKTKGLTESTRRLMVNIIVADMMENHGRTPPSSVRANYALGIVTLFPYLRDPHSEHGYEKYYDAASGSGYLTWRIKTVGRNTSCKTKKKTKSTYQNGPKVLRSSVLPVGQLSGDECVEAISQLKHTNDKALVKEKMKMTFQYRQAMIHDPEKPSTVLNVFPRFLDTPGLINQDFTMLFGEVVSGTFLEKWPTFFKPRVIADCKTLPSSELVEHLLSSAQQEPNDYGWESDLASILLLLHLLPPTSKGPKTAKIRTSQAADHLVRFLKAGTNMATFLKDVGCDQQPFLLCVGERKNILQKFYVVVDQKAIPCQAETSLAAFDELFKAHYVFSVTYHEALCNFYTFIQTTIYSIDVGKAKESSRVKEIRVRLLNKNT is encoded by the exons ATGACAGCCTACATGCTGACCTGTGTACAGATGACCGTCTTCCCAGCAGGGTGTTTTCAAG CTCCCCCAATAATTTCGGGAAACTTTCCAGTCGTGGGGCAAGTCTTCAATGAACAAGAGGCCAGCTGTATTTGGTTAGAAGATGGTGCTGTTGAAGGTCTTGTCTCTCCGGTAccagagacaggaagacaaGAGGTATCAAAGCCCCTCCGTCAAACTGAAGACACT GTCCCGTGGCCAGTATGGCTTATAaaacaggaggaggaagatgacgATGATCTGGACTTACAAG GTGACAGGAAGTGGAAACCAGAGTCGGCAGAACCGAATGTCACAGGAGAAAGCGACGGAGAAGACAGAGGTCAAGTCTTTGGTGGATCTAGTGGACTTGAGGACTTCAAAAGAGAATTTCAAGAGAGTCCGTTGCTGGAGTCTGTTGAGGACACAGCATCACCTATAAAGAGACACGTTAGACAAATGTTAAAACACGCTGGATCAACATATTTTAGCTGCAATCTCTGTGATGAGAAATTCCAGGGCCAGAGTGGCTTGGCCAGACACCGGCGCCACAAACATGACCTGGTGAAAGCCTACTGTTGCTCTGTGTGCGGGAAAGGCTTCACCTACATCAAATCCCTGAACTCTCATGAGCTCTCTCATTCTGAGGTGATCTCTTCAGCTGTACCTGTGGATGAAACCAGGGCAAGGAAAATCAATCTGACAGATGAACCCACAGACGGGAATGCCGCAAGAGAC ATGATTAGTGCCATCCTTCACTCAAAGCCAGGTGGAGAAAAGGTCTTCCAGGAATATGCAAACTCCAAAGGTCTAACAGATAGCACGCGGAGACTGATGGTGAACATAATTGTGGCCGATATGATGGAAAATCATGG GAGGACCCCACCATCAAGTGTCCGCACCAACTACGCCTTGGGGATTGTGACTTTATTTCCTTACTTGAGTGATCCAAATTCTGAGCATGGATAT GAACAATATTATGATTCAGCTAGTGGGTCTGGCTACCTGACCTGGAGGATAAAGACAGTGGGTCGCAACAAATTATGTAAGACCAAGAAGAAAACCTATCAGAATGGTTCAAAGACTCAACGACATTCCTCATCAGCTGTTGAGCCACTATTGG atgaACAGGTCAGTTCAGTGGGCTCCGATTGCTCTGGTTCAGCTGTACATCTGGATGAAACAAGGTCAAGGAAACGGCGTCGGGCTGATGAACCCACAGACAGGAATGTTGCAAGAGAT ATGATCAGCGCCATCCTTCACTCAAAACCAGGTGGTGAAATGGTATTTCAGGAGTATATGAAAACCAAAGGTCTTACGGAAAGCACGCGGAGACTGATGGTGAACATTATTGTGGCAGATATGATGGAAAATCACGG GAGGACGCCCCCATCAAGTGTCCGCGCCAACTACGCCTTGGGGATTGTGACATTATTTCCCTATTTGAGGGATCCACATTCTGAGCATGGATAT GAAAAATATTATGATGCAGCTAGTGGGTCTGGCTACCTGACCTGGAGGATAAAGACAGTGGGTCGCAACACATCATGTAAGACCAAGAAGAAAACCAAGTCCACTTATCAAAATGGCCCAAAGGTTCTGCGAAGTTCTGTTTTACCTGTTGGGCAACTGTCAGGTGATGAATGTGTAGAAGCAATATCCCAGCTGAAGCATACAAATGACAAGGCACTGGTGAAAGAGAAAATGAAGATGACGTTCCAATATAGACAGGCGATGATTCATGATCCGGAGAAGCCCTCAACTGTCCTTAATGTCTTCCCAAGATTCCTTGACACTCCAGGCTTG atCAATCAAGATTTCACCATGCTTTTTGGAGAGGTTGTGTCTGGAACGTTCCTGGAAAAGTGGCCAACATTCTTCAAACCCAGGGTGATAGCAGATTGCAAAACCCTTCCTTCCAGTGAACTGGTTGAACACCTCCTGTCATCTGCACAACAGGAACCGAATGATTATG GATGGGAGAGTGACCTTGCATCCATTTTGTTGCTCCTGCATCTTTTACCCCCCACCTCAAAAGGCCCAAAGACTGCAAAGATCCGTACCTCTCAAGCTGCTGACCATCTGGTTAGATTTCTAAAG GCGGGGACAAACATGGCGACCTTTCTAAAGGATGTTGGATGTGACCAGCAGCCCTTCCTCCTTTGCGTTGGTGAACGGAAGAACATACTCCAGAAGTTCTACGTAGTTGTCGACCAGAAGGCCATCCCATGCCAGGCTGAAACATCACTAGCAGCTTTTGATGAGCTCTTTAAGGCACATTATGTCTTCAGTGTGACGTATCATGAAGCTTTGTGCAACTTCTACACATTCATCCAAACCACTATTTACAGTATCGATGTGGGAAAGGCAAAAGAATCCTCAAGAGTCAAGGAGATTAGAGTTAGGCTGCTCAATAAAAACACTTAA
- the LOC105021033 gene encoding uncharacterized protein LOC105021033 isoform X5 — protein sequence MANELAFRSRVTSIMEALTTTVVQEICQLMGESYAALRAEVLHQKKRDTVMEKMANVFDNVSKPAPPIISGNFPVVGQVFNEQEASCIWLEDGAVEGLVSPVPETGRQEVSKPLRQTEDTVPWPVWLIKQEEEDDDDLDLQGDRKWKPESAEPNVTGESDGEDRGQVFGGSSGLEDFKREFQESPLLESVEDTASPIKRHVRQMLKHAGSTYFSCNLCDEKFQGQSGLARHRRHKHDLVKAYCCSVCGKGFTYIKSLNSHELSHSEVISSAVPVDETRARKINLTDEPTDGNAARDMISAILHSKPGGEKVFQEYANSKGLTDSTRRLMVNIIVADMMENHGRTPPSSVRTNYALGIVTLFPYLSDPNSEHGYEKYYDAASGSGYLTWRIKTVGRNTSCKTKKKTKSTYQNGPKVLRSSVLPVGQLSGDECVEAISQLKHTNDKALVKEKMKMTFQYRQAMIHDPEKPSTVLNVFPRFLDTPGLINQDFTMLFGEVVSGTFLEKWPTFFKPRVIADCKTLPSSELVEHLLSSAQQEPNDYGWESDLASILLLLHLLPPTSKGPKTAKIRTSQAADHLVRFLKAGTNMATFLKDVGCDQQPFLLCVGERKNILQKFYVVVDQKAIPCQAETSLAAFDELFKAHYVFSVTYHEALCNFYTFIQTTIYSIDVGKAKESSRVKEIRVRLLNKNT from the exons ATGGCTAACGAACTGGCTTTTCGTTCCCGGGTTACCTCCATTATGGAAGCTTTAACAACAACAGTCGTGCAGGAAATCTGTCAGCTTATGGGAGAAAGCTATGCTGCTCTAAGAGCAGAAGTGTTGCAtcaaaaaaagagagacacGGTGATGGAGAAGATGGCAAACGTCTTTGATAACGTTTCTAAACCGG CTCCCCCAATAATTTCGGGAAACTTTCCAGTCGTGGGGCAAGTCTTCAATGAACAAGAGGCCAGCTGTATTTGGTTAGAAGATGGTGCTGTTGAAGGTCTTGTCTCTCCGGTAccagagacaggaagacaaGAGGTATCAAAGCCCCTCCGTCAAACTGAAGACACT GTCCCGTGGCCAGTATGGCTTATAaaacaggaggaggaagatgacgATGATCTGGACTTACAAG GTGACAGGAAGTGGAAACCAGAGTCGGCAGAACCGAATGTCACAGGAGAAAGCGACGGAGAAGACAGAGGTCAAGTCTTTGGTGGATCTAGTGGACTTGAGGACTTCAAAAGAGAATTTCAAGAGAGTCCGTTGCTGGAGTCTGTTGAGGACACAGCATCACCTATAAAGAGACACGTTAGACAAATGTTAAAACACGCTGGATCAACATATTTTAGCTGCAATCTCTGTGATGAGAAATTCCAGGGCCAGAGTGGCTTGGCCAGACACCGGCGCCACAAACATGACCTGGTGAAAGCCTACTGTTGCTCTGTGTGCGGGAAAGGCTTCACCTACATCAAATCCCTGAACTCTCATGAGCTCTCTCATTCTGAGGTGATCTCTTCAGCTGTACCTGTGGATGAAACCAGGGCAAGGAAAATCAATCTGACAGATGAACCCACAGACGGGAATGCCGCAAGAGAC ATGATTAGTGCCATCCTTCACTCAAAGCCAGGTGGAGAAAAGGTCTTCCAGGAATATGCAAACTCCAAAGGTCTAACAGATAGCACGCGGAGACTGATGGTGAACATAATTGTGGCCGATATGATGGAAAATCATGG GAGGACCCCACCATCAAGTGTCCGCACCAACTACGCCTTGGGGATTGTGACTTTATTTCCTTACTTGAGTGATCCAAATTCTGAGCATGGATAT GAAAAATATTATGATGCAGCTAGTGGGTCTGGCTACCTGACCTGGAGGATAAAGACAGTGGGTCGCAACACATCATGTAAGACCAAGAAGAAAACCAAGTCCACTTATCAAAATGGCCCAAAGGTTCTGCGAAGTTCTGTTTTACCTGTTGGGCAACTGTCAGGTGATGAATGTGTAGAAGCAATATCCCAGCTGAAGCATACAAATGACAAGGCACTGGTGAAAGAGAAAATGAAGATGACGTTCCAATATAGACAGGCGATGATTCATGATCCGGAGAAGCCCTCAACTGTCCTTAATGTCTTCCCAAGATTCCTTGACACTCCAGGCTTG atCAATCAAGATTTCACCATGCTTTTTGGAGAGGTTGTGTCTGGAACGTTCCTGGAAAAGTGGCCAACATTCTTCAAACCCAGGGTGATAGCAGATTGCAAAACCCTTCCTTCCAGTGAACTGGTTGAACACCTCCTGTCATCTGCACAACAGGAACCGAATGATTATG GATGGGAGAGTGACCTTGCATCCATTTTGTTGCTCCTGCATCTTTTACCCCCCACCTCAAAAGGCCCAAAGACTGCAAAGATCCGTACCTCTCAAGCTGCTGACCATCTGGTTAGATTTCTAAAG GCGGGGACAAACATGGCGACCTTTCTAAAGGATGTTGGATGTGACCAGCAGCCCTTCCTCCTTTGCGTTGGTGAACGGAAGAACATACTCCAGAAGTTCTACGTAGTTGTCGACCAGAAGGCCATCCCATGCCAGGCTGAAACATCACTAGCAGCTTTTGATGAGCTCTTTAAGGCACATTATGTCTTCAGTGTGACGTATCATGAAGCTTTGTGCAACTTCTACACATTCATCCAAACCACTATTTACAGTATCGATGTGGGAAAGGCAAAAGAATCCTCAAGAGTCAAGGAGATTAGAGTTAGGCTGCTCAATAAAAACACTTAA
- the LOC105021033 gene encoding uncharacterized protein LOC105021033 isoform X4: MANELAFRSRVTSIMEALTTTVVQEICQLMGESYAALRAEVLHQKKRDTVMEKMANVFDNVSKPAPPIISGNFPVVGQVFNEQEASCIWLEDGAVEGLVSPVPETGRQEVSKPLRQTEDTVPWPVWLIKQEEEDDDDLDLQGDRKWKPESAEPNVTGESDGEDRGQVFGGSSGLEDFKREFQESPLLESVEDTASPIKRHVRQMLKHAGSTYFSCNLCDEKFQGQSGLARHRRHKHDLVKAYCCSVCGKGFTYIKSLNSHELSHSEVISSAVPVDETRARKINLTDEPTDGNAARDMISAILHSKPGGEKVFQEYANSKGLTDSTRRLMVNIIVADMMENHGRTPPSSVRTNYALGIVTLFPYLSDPNSEHGYEQYYDSASGSGYLTWRIKTVGRNTSCKTKKKTKSTYQNGPKVLRSSVLPVGQLSGDECVEAISQLKHTNDKALVKEKMKMTFQYRQAMIHDPEKPSTVLNVFPRFLDTPGLINQDFTMLFGEVVSGTFLEKWPTFFKPRVIADCKTLPSSELVEHLLSSAQQEPNDYGWESDLASILLLLHLLPPTSKGPKTAKIRTSQAADHLVRFLKAGTNMATFLKDVGCDQQPFLLCVGERKNILQKFYVVVDQKAIPCQAETSLAAFDELFKAHYVFSVTYHEALCNFYTFIQTTIYSIDVGKAKESSRVKEIRVRLLNKNT, from the exons ATGGCTAACGAACTGGCTTTTCGTTCCCGGGTTACCTCCATTATGGAAGCTTTAACAACAACAGTCGTGCAGGAAATCTGTCAGCTTATGGGAGAAAGCTATGCTGCTCTAAGAGCAGAAGTGTTGCAtcaaaaaaagagagacacGGTGATGGAGAAGATGGCAAACGTCTTTGATAACGTTTCTAAACCGG CTCCCCCAATAATTTCGGGAAACTTTCCAGTCGTGGGGCAAGTCTTCAATGAACAAGAGGCCAGCTGTATTTGGTTAGAAGATGGTGCTGTTGAAGGTCTTGTCTCTCCGGTAccagagacaggaagacaaGAGGTATCAAAGCCCCTCCGTCAAACTGAAGACACT GTCCCGTGGCCAGTATGGCTTATAaaacaggaggaggaagatgacgATGATCTGGACTTACAAG GTGACAGGAAGTGGAAACCAGAGTCGGCAGAACCGAATGTCACAGGAGAAAGCGACGGAGAAGACAGAGGTCAAGTCTTTGGTGGATCTAGTGGACTTGAGGACTTCAAAAGAGAATTTCAAGAGAGTCCGTTGCTGGAGTCTGTTGAGGACACAGCATCACCTATAAAGAGACACGTTAGACAAATGTTAAAACACGCTGGATCAACATATTTTAGCTGCAATCTCTGTGATGAGAAATTCCAGGGCCAGAGTGGCTTGGCCAGACACCGGCGCCACAAACATGACCTGGTGAAAGCCTACTGTTGCTCTGTGTGCGGGAAAGGCTTCACCTACATCAAATCCCTGAACTCTCATGAGCTCTCTCATTCTGAGGTGATCTCTTCAGCTGTACCTGTGGATGAAACCAGGGCAAGGAAAATCAATCTGACAGATGAACCCACAGACGGGAATGCCGCAAGAGAC ATGATTAGTGCCATCCTTCACTCAAAGCCAGGTGGAGAAAAGGTCTTCCAGGAATATGCAAACTCCAAAGGTCTAACAGATAGCACGCGGAGACTGATGGTGAACATAATTGTGGCCGATATGATGGAAAATCATGG GAGGACCCCACCATCAAGTGTCCGCACCAACTACGCCTTGGGGATTGTGACTTTATTTCCTTACTTGAGTGATCCAAATTCTGAGCATGGATAT GAACAATATTATGATTCAGCTAGTGGGTCTGGCTACCTGACCTGGAGGATAAAGACAGTGG GTCGCAACACATCATGTAAGACCAAGAAGAAAACCAAGTCCACTTATCAAAATGGCCCAAAGGTTCTGCGAAGTTCTGTTTTACCTGTTGGGCAACTGTCAGGTGATGAATGTGTAGAAGCAATATCCCAGCTGAAGCATACAAATGACAAGGCACTGGTGAAAGAGAAAATGAAGATGACGTTCCAATATAGACAGGCGATGATTCATGATCCGGAGAAGCCCTCAACTGTCCTTAATGTCTTCCCAAGATTCCTTGACACTCCAGGCTTG atCAATCAAGATTTCACCATGCTTTTTGGAGAGGTTGTGTCTGGAACGTTCCTGGAAAAGTGGCCAACATTCTTCAAACCCAGGGTGATAGCAGATTGCAAAACCCTTCCTTCCAGTGAACTGGTTGAACACCTCCTGTCATCTGCACAACAGGAACCGAATGATTATG GATGGGAGAGTGACCTTGCATCCATTTTGTTGCTCCTGCATCTTTTACCCCCCACCTCAAAAGGCCCAAAGACTGCAAAGATCCGTACCTCTCAAGCTGCTGACCATCTGGTTAGATTTCTAAAG GCGGGGACAAACATGGCGACCTTTCTAAAGGATGTTGGATGTGACCAGCAGCCCTTCCTCCTTTGCGTTGGTGAACGGAAGAACATACTCCAGAAGTTCTACGTAGTTGTCGACCAGAAGGCCATCCCATGCCAGGCTGAAACATCACTAGCAGCTTTTGATGAGCTCTTTAAGGCACATTATGTCTTCAGTGTGACGTATCATGAAGCTTTGTGCAACTTCTACACATTCATCCAAACCACTATTTACAGTATCGATGTGGGAAAGGCAAAAGAATCCTCAAGAGTCAAGGAGATTAGAGTTAGGCTGCTCAATAAAAACACTTAA
- the LOC105021033 gene encoding uncharacterized protein LOC105021033 isoform X2 produces the protein MANELAFRSRVTSIMEALTTTVVQEICQLMGESYAALRAEVLHQKKRDTVMEKMANVFDNVSKPAPPIISGNFPVVGQVFNEQEASCIWLEDGAVEGLVSPVPETGRQEVPWPVWLIKQEEEDDDDLDLQGDRKWKPESAEPNVTGESDGEDRGQVFGGSSGLEDFKREFQESPLLESVEDTASPIKRHVRQMLKHAGSTYFSCNLCDEKFQGQSGLARHRRHKHDLVKAYCCSVCGKGFTYIKSLNSHELSHSEVISSAVPVDETRARKINLTDEPTDGNAARDMISAILHSKPGGEKVFQEYANSKGLTDSTRRLMVNIIVADMMENHGRTPPSSVRTNYALGIVTLFPYLSDPNSEHGYEQYYDSASGSGYLTWRIKTVGRNKLCKTKKKTYQNGSKTQRHSSSAVEPLLDEQVSSVGSDCSGSAVHLDETRSRKRRRADEPTDRNVARDMISAILHSKPGGEMVFQEYMKTKGLTESTRRLMVNIIVADMMENHGRTPPSSVRANYALGIVTLFPYLRDPHSEHGYEKYYDAASGSGYLTWRIKTVGRNTSCKTKKKTKSTYQNGPKVLRSSVLPVGQLSGDECVEAISQLKHTNDKALVKEKMKMTFQYRQAMIHDPEKPSTVLNVFPRFLDTPGLINQDFTMLFGEVVSGTFLEKWPTFFKPRVIADCKTLPSSELVEHLLSSAQQEPNDYGWESDLASILLLLHLLPPTSKGPKTAKIRTSQAADHLVRFLKAGTNMATFLKDVGCDQQPFLLCVGERKNILQKFYVVVDQKAIPCQAETSLAAFDELFKAHYVFSVTYHEALCNFYTFIQTTIYSIDVGKAKESSRVKEIRVRLLNKNT, from the exons ATGGCTAACGAACTGGCTTTTCGTTCCCGGGTTACCTCCATTATGGAAGCTTTAACAACAACAGTCGTGCAGGAAATCTGTCAGCTTATGGGAGAAAGCTATGCTGCTCTAAGAGCAGAAGTGTTGCAtcaaaaaaagagagacacGGTGATGGAGAAGATGGCAAACGTCTTTGATAACGTTTCTAAACCGG CTCCCCCAATAATTTCGGGAAACTTTCCAGTCGTGGGGCAAGTCTTCAATGAACAAGAGGCCAGCTGTATTTGGTTAGAAGATGGTGCTGTTGAAGGTCTTGTCTCTCCGGTAccagagacaggaagacaaGAG GTCCCGTGGCCAGTATGGCTTATAaaacaggaggaggaagatgacgATGATCTGGACTTACAAG GTGACAGGAAGTGGAAACCAGAGTCGGCAGAACCGAATGTCACAGGAGAAAGCGACGGAGAAGACAGAGGTCAAGTCTTTGGTGGATCTAGTGGACTTGAGGACTTCAAAAGAGAATTTCAAGAGAGTCCGTTGCTGGAGTCTGTTGAGGACACAGCATCACCTATAAAGAGACACGTTAGACAAATGTTAAAACACGCTGGATCAACATATTTTAGCTGCAATCTCTGTGATGAGAAATTCCAGGGCCAGAGTGGCTTGGCCAGACACCGGCGCCACAAACATGACCTGGTGAAAGCCTACTGTTGCTCTGTGTGCGGGAAAGGCTTCACCTACATCAAATCCCTGAACTCTCATGAGCTCTCTCATTCTGAGGTGATCTCTTCAGCTGTACCTGTGGATGAAACCAGGGCAAGGAAAATCAATCTGACAGATGAACCCACAGACGGGAATGCCGCAAGAGAC ATGATTAGTGCCATCCTTCACTCAAAGCCAGGTGGAGAAAAGGTCTTCCAGGAATATGCAAACTCCAAAGGTCTAACAGATAGCACGCGGAGACTGATGGTGAACATAATTGTGGCCGATATGATGGAAAATCATGG GAGGACCCCACCATCAAGTGTCCGCACCAACTACGCCTTGGGGATTGTGACTTTATTTCCTTACTTGAGTGATCCAAATTCTGAGCATGGATAT GAACAATATTATGATTCAGCTAGTGGGTCTGGCTACCTGACCTGGAGGATAAAGACAGTGGGTCGCAACAAATTATGTAAGACCAAGAAGAAAACCTATCAGAATGGTTCAAAGACTCAACGACATTCCTCATCAGCTGTTGAGCCACTATTGG atgaACAGGTCAGTTCAGTGGGCTCCGATTGCTCTGGTTCAGCTGTACATCTGGATGAAACAAGGTCAAGGAAACGGCGTCGGGCTGATGAACCCACAGACAGGAATGTTGCAAGAGAT ATGATCAGCGCCATCCTTCACTCAAAACCAGGTGGTGAAATGGTATTTCAGGAGTATATGAAAACCAAAGGTCTTACGGAAAGCACGCGGAGACTGATGGTGAACATTATTGTGGCAGATATGATGGAAAATCACGG GAGGACGCCCCCATCAAGTGTCCGCGCCAACTACGCCTTGGGGATTGTGACATTATTTCCCTATTTGAGGGATCCACATTCTGAGCATGGATAT GAAAAATATTATGATGCAGCTAGTGGGTCTGGCTACCTGACCTGGAGGATAAAGACAGTGGGTCGCAACACATCATGTAAGACCAAGAAGAAAACCAAGTCCACTTATCAAAATGGCCCAAAGGTTCTGCGAAGTTCTGTTTTACCTGTTGGGCAACTGTCAGGTGATGAATGTGTAGAAGCAATATCCCAGCTGAAGCATACAAATGACAAGGCACTGGTGAAAGAGAAAATGAAGATGACGTTCCAATATAGACAGGCGATGATTCATGATCCGGAGAAGCCCTCAACTGTCCTTAATGTCTTCCCAAGATTCCTTGACACTCCAGGCTTG atCAATCAAGATTTCACCATGCTTTTTGGAGAGGTTGTGTCTGGAACGTTCCTGGAAAAGTGGCCAACATTCTTCAAACCCAGGGTGATAGCAGATTGCAAAACCCTTCCTTCCAGTGAACTGGTTGAACACCTCCTGTCATCTGCACAACAGGAACCGAATGATTATG GATGGGAGAGTGACCTTGCATCCATTTTGTTGCTCCTGCATCTTTTACCCCCCACCTCAAAAGGCCCAAAGACTGCAAAGATCCGTACCTCTCAAGCTGCTGACCATCTGGTTAGATTTCTAAAG GCGGGGACAAACATGGCGACCTTTCTAAAGGATGTTGGATGTGACCAGCAGCCCTTCCTCCTTTGCGTTGGTGAACGGAAGAACATACTCCAGAAGTTCTACGTAGTTGTCGACCAGAAGGCCATCCCATGCCAGGCTGAAACATCACTAGCAGCTTTTGATGAGCTCTTTAAGGCACATTATGTCTTCAGTGTGACGTATCATGAAGCTTTGTGCAACTTCTACACATTCATCCAAACCACTATTTACAGTATCGATGTGGGAAAGGCAAAAGAATCCTCAAGAGTCAAGGAGATTAGAGTTAGGCTGCTCAATAAAAACACTTAA